The Bdellovibrio bacteriovorus genomic interval GGCTACCAGCTTCGGACTAAAATCGACAACATGGAATTCCTAAAACGCACTTTGAAAGCTCGTCAATTCAAGCTTTCAGGTCCGGCGTTGGAAGTTCTTTCTATCGTGGCTTACAAACAACCGACAGTAAAAGCCGAGATCGACGAGATCCGCGGTGTTGAATCGGGCCACTTGTTACGTGCGTTGATGGAAAAGAACTTGGTCAACTTCGAAGGTAAATCCGAACTTCCGGGTCGTCCTATGCAATACGGAACGACAAAAAAGTTCCTAGAGATCTTTGGTCTTCGTTCGATCAAAGAACTTCCGACTTTATCCCAAATCGACGAATTGTTGCCTGAAGGTATCGACGAGCAACAAGCCGAAGAAAAACCTACCTTGGCTTCTATCACAGATTCTATGTCTGAAACTTTCGTGGGTGCTTACTCACAAGGTGAAGACGAGTTGATGAAGATTCAAGAACAACTGGAAGACATCGCGACGACAACAAATTTCTTTGAAGAAGAAAAACGTCGTCAGGCAGAAAAACGCGATCAAGAACGCGCGCAAAACATCCGTGATGCTTTGGCGTTCGGCGAGCCGGTTTCCACTCGTGATGCGAACTGGTTGAAGAAGTACGATGAAGCCTTGGCGGCAGGTACGACTTTGGTGGCGATGGCGGCTGATAAAAAAGCGAACTTTATGAAATCAACCCCGGGTTCAGCGGAAGGTGCTTCAGCAGAAGCGTCTGAAGGTGATAGTGTTGAAGAAGCACTGATTGCAGAAGCTGCGGCAGAAAATGAAGAAATGAGCGCCGACGGAGAGACTGAAGACGGCGAAGTTTCCGAAGAGCTTGCCGAGGCTTTAGAGTCCTTCGACAACGATGAAGATATGGACGAGGCTTCTGACGATCAACTTTTTGCTGACAGCGATGAAGAGTCAGCGGAAGATGAGGAATTGCCATTCCTAGGAGAAGCTGATGACATTGACGAAGAAGGGGATGCTTCCGTTTAAGGTTTTATTAAGCCTTTGGATTGTCTATAACATCTTTACTATGTTCGTAATGCCCAATGTAGGAGCCTACTTTGGGCGCGTGACCTCAAGATTTATCACGCCCTACGCAAACACCGTGGGGCTGAATGCCAGCTGGAATTTCTTTTCTCCAGATCCTGCCCACACTATGTATGTTCGCTACACGATTCGTTACTCCGATGAAGAGGGTAACGATATCCAAGAACCTGTCGACGGTTATTTCCCAGCCGAAAAAAACAAAGGTATTACCAGTGCTACAAGAAAGCGCGAACTCTATGCTATGCGCTTTATGGTGATTGAACCTAAGCGTTTGCGTGTTCTGTACGGACCTTGGCTGTGCAAGCAGTATCCGGGGGCGAGTTCTGTTGAAATGGAGCATGTGATTGAAACTGTGCCGCCATTAGATCAGGTTGTTTTCAGAAAAGACGAAACGCTGAAGGATCTTTCTCAAGAGCTGCAGTACGTGCGTGAATACTATTCTTGCACCGGCGGTGCGGATGAGGAGGCTTTATGATTAAAGCGTCTTTTAAAAACTTGTGGCAGAAATGGGATCACTTTTGGTTTGCTCCGCAGAATCTTTTAGGCCTGGCGTACATGCGCATCCTTCTTTGCGGGACGATGGTGTATCTGTATGCCGTGCGCTCCTTTAATTTGGGTTATTATGGCGATAATGCCTGGATTCCGCGTTCCATGGCGTTAGAGATCATGCCGGATCTGTATCGTCCGCTCTTCTTGTGGGCGTTCTGGCCGGACTCGATGAATATGATCAT includes:
- the scpB gene encoding SMC-Scp complex subunit ScpB yields the protein MARKKKNLEAPVEAEAETAVMEAEVEAAEVDTEAEAVELSESENENAFEDMELDGIESDASVFLNEEEESEGFLPEASEDEVAEMEAEASEEDEVSVEGTELDNFDSAEIEEVEFVEEERLESIVESVLFASDRPVSLASLKLLFKGTNIRGDKIRRALDQLAVEYAGGRRGVTLEEVPGGYQLRTKIDNMEFLKRTLKARQFKLSGPALEVLSIVAYKQPTVKAEIDEIRGVESGHLLRALMEKNLVNFEGKSELPGRPMQYGTTKKFLEIFGLRSIKELPTLSQIDELLPEGIDEQQAEEKPTLASITDSMSETFVGAYSQGEDELMKIQEQLEDIATTTNFFEEEKRRQAEKRDQERAQNIRDALAFGEPVSTRDANWLKKYDEALAAGTTLVAMAADKKANFMKSTPGSAEGASAEASEGDSVEEALIAEAAAENEEMSADGETEDGEVSEELAEALESFDNDEDMDEASDDQLFADSDEESAEDEELPFLGEADDIDEEGDASV